In a single window of the Thermoproteales archaeon genome:
- a CDS encoding DMT family transporter: MGASERGQAVIKVVLAAFLNGAIPILGKLAYQEGLSVLTLLSLRFIIAALFVLFYDKIFVKIEKVDFKNMIFMFGLGFIGYTLGPFTFFKALEYTSAFIVEIIFYTYPALVLLFVALLFKEKITRDDIAALTLALAGLLTIFSNARSDWKVEVFGTLFALIASLCYAIFNVASQKMLNRFKPHTITAYSLLSAAIYYSPFLFCYDFNLTIHGVVIVAFLAILATFLPLILYLSGMEALGASKASIISTIEPVFTLILATLILKEILGFHQLMGGFMILTSIVLLSIRKK; this comes from the coding sequence ATGGGCGCGTCAGAGAGAGGGCAAGCAGTAATTAAAGTTGTATTAGCGGCTTTTTTAAACGGGGCAATACCCATACTGGGAAAGCTGGCTTATCAGGAAGGTTTGAGCGTATTAACCTTGCTTTCTCTGAGATTTATAATAGCGGCTTTATTCGTACTGTTCTATGATAAGATTTTCGTGAAAATCGAAAAGGTAGATTTTAAAAATATGATTTTCATGTTTGGTCTCGGCTTTATAGGCTATACGCTGGGACCTTTCACCTTTTTTAAAGCATTAGAATATACGTCTGCTTTTATTGTAGAAATAATATTTTACACTTATCCTGCACTTGTCTTACTTTTTGTAGCGCTTCTATTTAAGGAAAAAATAACAAGAGATGATATAGCTGCATTAACATTGGCTTTAGCAGGTTTATTGACGATATTCTCCAACGCGCGTAGCGATTGGAAAGTAGAAGTATTCGGTACTTTGTTCGCTTTGATAGCTTCTCTTTGCTACGCAATCTTTAACGTAGCAAGTCAAAAAATGCTAAACAGGTTTAAGCCTCATACGATCACCGCTTATTCTCTTTTATCAGCAGCTATATACTACTCTCCCTTCTTGTTTTGTTATGATTTTAACTTGACAATTCATGGTGTGGTTATTGTCGCCTTTCTAGCAATTTTAGCTACTTTTCTACCTTTGATCCTATACTTATCTGGAATGGAAGCTTTAGGTGCTAGTAAAGCATCGATAATTTCTACGATAGAACCAGTATTCACGTTAATACTAGCTACTTTAATTTTGAAGGAAATACTCGGATTTCACCAGCTTATGGGCGGATTTATGATATTAACAAGCATTGTATTATTAAGTATAAGAAAGAAATGA